A single window of Merismopedia glauca CCAP 1448/3 DNA harbors:
- a CDS encoding branched-chain amino acid ABC transporter substrate-binding protein — translation MDKKSQRSAWLATITSLTLLTTGCPDPNAPTSSPGSTSSTNTSASSNTVKIISSFPLTGSAVGQTKTIVNGIEQALAETNSSVCEGKLKIEYESLDDATAASGKWDPAKEAENANKAVSDPNVVAYIGTFNSGAAKISIPILNQANLVMVSPANTAVGLTKAGGEPGEPDKYYPTGKRNYARVVPADDLQGSAGANWAKSLGVKKVYILDDQEVYGKGLADVFEKTAKEIGLQVLGHEGIDAKASDYKALMTKIKASSPDMIYFGGITQNNAGQLIKDMRNVGMTPEKVKFMGPDGTFEQALIDATGKDAEGVYATFGGVPPKQLTGAGKTWYENYKKKYKSEPEPYSAYGYEAAKVVINAIDKACKKDREVVRDGVLSTKNYQGILGTWSFDANGDTTLTTLSGNVVKNGKWEFVSVLKAQ, via the coding sequence ATGGACAAAAAATCTCAACGCAGCGCTTGGTTAGCCACAATAACTTCTTTAACTCTATTAACTACAGGATGTCCAGATCCTAATGCACCGACTAGTTCTCCAGGATCTACTAGTTCTACCAACACTTCGGCTAGCAGCAATACAGTTAAGATTATCTCTAGCTTTCCCCTGACAGGTAGTGCTGTAGGTCAAACTAAAACTATTGTCAATGGAATCGAGCAAGCATTAGCAGAGACTAATTCTAGTGTCTGTGAAGGCAAGTTAAAGATTGAATACGAATCTTTAGATGATGCTACCGCAGCTAGTGGAAAATGGGACCCAGCTAAGGAAGCCGAAAATGCTAATAAAGCGGTTTCCGATCCGAATGTAGTGGCATACATTGGTACTTTTAACTCTGGTGCGGCAAAAATCTCAATTCCCATTTTGAATCAGGCTAACCTAGTCATGGTGAGTCCTGCTAACACCGCAGTCGGTTTAACCAAAGCTGGTGGAGAGCCAGGAGAACCAGATAAATACTATCCTACAGGTAAGCGTAATTATGCCCGTGTAGTACCTGCTGATGACTTGCAGGGTTCTGCTGGTGCTAATTGGGCAAAATCTTTGGGAGTTAAGAAAGTTTATATCCTAGATGACCAAGAAGTATATGGTAAGGGATTGGCAGATGTTTTTGAAAAGACAGCCAAAGAAATTGGCTTGCAAGTTTTAGGACATGAAGGGATAGATGCTAAAGCCAGTGATTACAAAGCTTTGATGACTAAAATCAAGGCTTCAAGCCCAGATATGATTTATTTTGGGGGAATTACGCAAAATAATGCGGGGCAACTCATTAAAGATATGCGTAATGTGGGCATGACACCAGAAAAAGTCAAATTTATGGGACCAGATGGCACATTTGAACAAGCACTCATTGATGCTACTGGAAAGGATGCAGAAGGAGTGTATGCGACATTTGGTGGTGTTCCTCCCAAACAACTAACTGGTGCGGGGAAAACTTGGTACGAAAACTATAAAAAGAAATACAAATCTGAACCAGAACCATATTCAGCCTATGGGTATGAAGCAGCCAAAGTCGTAATTAATGCCATCGATAAAGCTTGCAAAAAAGATCGTGAAGTTGTGCGTGACGGGGTTTTAAGTACCAAGAATTATCAAGGAATCTTGGGTACTTGGAGTTTTGATGCCAATGGTGACACTACTTTAACCACACTATCCGGGAATGTCGTCAAAAATGGGAAGTGGGAGTTTGTAAGTGTACTCAAAGCACAATAG
- a CDS encoding ChuX/HutX family heme-like substrate-binding protein, translating into MTATLKEFLEACESLKTLRLIVTSSAAVLEARGSIQKLFYAELPKGKYANMHTEGFEFHLNMDAIKQVKFETGEAKRGNFTTYAIRFLDENQQPALSAFLQWGKPGEYEEGQVEAWSALKEQYGELWEPLPVQEI; encoded by the coding sequence ATGACTGCTACTCTCAAAGAATTTTTAGAAGCTTGCGAATCCCTCAAAACCTTACGCCTAATTGTCACTAGTAGCGCTGCGGTTTTGGAAGCTAGAGGTTCAATTCAAAAGCTATTTTATGCTGAGTTACCTAAAGGTAAATATGCCAATATGCATACGGAAGGCTTTGAATTTCACTTGAACATGGATGCCATTAAACAGGTGAAGTTTGAAACAGGTGAAGCCAAGCGAGGTAACTTTACTACCTACGCTATTCGCTTTTTAGATGAAAATCAACAACCCGCTCTCAGTGCCTTTTTACAGTGGGGTAAACCAGGTGAATATGAAGAGGGTCAAGTAGAAGCTTGGTCAGCCCTTAAAGAGCAATATGGGGAACTCTGGGAGCCTTTACCAGTGCAAGAGATATAG
- a CDS encoding STAS domain-containing protein — MSTKTIEEVIIPEQLTLTVSLRGTREVQEKYQLFRLTGLLDAFSEPTFRKVVGKCIDDGPYHVILDLSKIDFVDSSGLGALVQLVKKAQTLNGSLQIVTNARVTQTVKLVRLEQFLSLQPSVDAALEKVKNQ; from the coding sequence TTGTCAACTAAGACCATTGAGGAGGTCATTATTCCCGAACAACTAACCCTGACAGTCAGCCTGCGAGGCACCCGTGAAGTCCAGGAAAAATACCAATTGTTTCGCTTGACGGGTTTATTAGATGCATTTTCTGAGCCAACTTTCCGCAAAGTGGTAGGAAAGTGTATCGATGATGGTCCTTACCATGTGATTTTGGATCTGTCTAAAATTGACTTTGTTGATAGTTCTGGATTGGGAGCATTAGTCCAACTAGTCAAGAAGGCTCAAACCTTAAATGGAAGCTTGCAAATAGTAACTAATGCTAGAGTCACCCAGACGGTTAAACTAGTCCGTTTAGAACAGTTTCTGTCATTACAGCCTTCCGTAGATGCGGCTTTGGAAAAGGTAAAAAACCAGTAA
- a CDS encoding Mini-ribonuclease 3 codes for MLSGSAIAQLSPATLAYIGDAVFELYIRTYYLLPPQRLHSYHNLVVTCVRAETQAEYLNSLQPYLNDLEAEVVRKGRNAAHGSPKRLNPKIYQQATSFEALMGYLYLTNPQRLAELLDKLKLD; via the coding sequence ATACTTTCTGGCTCAGCGATCGCTCAACTATCACCAGCGACGTTAGCTTATATTGGAGATGCGGTCTTTGAACTATATATTCGTACCTACTATTTATTACCACCCCAGCGACTGCACAGTTATCATAATCTGGTAGTCACTTGTGTGAGAGCCGAAACTCAAGCTGAGTATTTAAACTCTCTGCAACCATACTTAAATGACCTAGAAGCGGAAGTAGTACGGAAGGGACGCAATGCCGCTCATGGCTCCCCAAAACGCCTAAATCCCAAGATTTATCAGCAAGCTACCAGTTTTGAAGCTTTGATGGGTTATCTTTACTTGACTAACCCCCAGAGATTAGCTGAACTTTTAGATAAGTTAAAACTAGATTAA
- the rlmB gene encoding 23S rRNA (guanosine(2251)-2'-O)-methyltransferase RlmB, whose translation MSDRKPKLRSTSNSSRPDRSPVPRDGAPRRTGRSSPARGAKSDFAPRGGKGDFSPRSSSDSGRHSPKTDRPDSSFKPRKSIPPRAIESVNRVEALPVNEPTEESTDLIYGRHPVLAALEGERHLNRIWILPRLQYHPQFHSLLAQAKSKGTVINEAEPRRLSQMVDGANHQGVVAQVAPYAYLQLSELIQRAKSATENPVIVVGDGITDPHNLGAIIRTAESLGAQGMVIPQRRSVGITSAVAKVAAGALETFPIAKVINLSRALEELKDAGFWIYGTVADSGKLLHTLEISGPVVLVVGSEGEGLGLLTQKKCDFLISIPLTGKTPSLNASVAASMCLYEVYRQRWSNRVQLRAFS comes from the coding sequence ATGTCCGACCGAAAACCAAAGTTGCGCTCTACTAGCAACTCTAGTCGTCCAGATCGATCGCCCGTTCCTAGAGATGGCGCTCCCCGCCGTACTGGGCGCTCTAGCCCTGCTCGTGGTGCTAAAAGCGATTTTGCTCCCCGTGGTGGTAAAGGTGACTTCTCACCCCGCAGTAGTAGCGATTCTGGAAGACACAGCCCTAAGACCGATCGCCCTGATAGTTCCTTTAAACCTAGAAAAAGTATTCCTCCACGGGCGATCGAATCTGTCAATCGGGTTGAAGCCTTGCCAGTTAACGAACCAACAGAAGAGTCAACCGATCTGATCTACGGGCGACATCCAGTTCTAGCAGCGTTGGAAGGCGAACGCCATCTCAATCGGATCTGGATTTTACCAAGATTACAATATCACCCACAATTTCACTCCTTGCTAGCTCAAGCCAAATCTAAGGGAACTGTAATTAATGAAGCAGAACCGCGCCGTTTAAGCCAGATGGTTGATGGAGCCAATCACCAAGGGGTAGTGGCTCAGGTGGCTCCCTATGCTTATTTGCAGCTTTCAGAACTGATTCAACGGGCTAAATCTGCTACCGAAAATCCAGTGATTGTCGTCGGCGATGGAATTACCGATCCTCATAACTTGGGAGCCATTATTCGCACGGCTGAATCCTTGGGCGCTCAAGGGATGGTGATTCCTCAAAGGCGTTCTGTGGGAATTACTTCCGCAGTTGCTAAAGTTGCGGCTGGTGCTTTAGAAACTTTCCCGATAGCCAAAGTTATCAATCTCAGTCGCGCTTTAGAAGAACTTAAAGACGCTGGTTTCTGGATTTATGGCACAGTGGCTGATTCTGGTAAACTGCTACACACCCTAGAAATTTCTGGACCTGTAGTATTAGTGGTAGGTTCCGAAGGAGAGGGATTGGGTTTATTAACTCAAAAAAAATGTGACTTTTTAATTTCTATTCCTCTAACTGGGAAAACTCCCAGCCTCAACGCTTCGGTAGCTGCATCGATGTGTTTATACGAAGTTTATCGTCAGCGTTGGTCGAACCGAGTGCAATTACGCGCCTTTTCTTAA
- a CDS encoding DUF1816 domain-containing protein, protein MKEQLINILDLVGLAWWVEIVTDQPKCTYYFGPFLNAQEAHEAKTGYFEDLQAESAQGIKMVVKRCKPTQLTACDDLGENVNVTAPSTLNTQLL, encoded by the coding sequence ATGAAAGAGCAGTTAATTAACATTCTCGATCTTGTCGGACTTGCCTGGTGGGTAGAAATAGTCACAGATCAGCCTAAATGCACTTACTACTTCGGTCCTTTCCTCAATGCTCAAGAAGCTCATGAAGCTAAAACTGGTTACTTTGAAGACCTCCAAGCTGAATCTGCTCAAGGAATCAAGATGGTTGTTAAACGTTGTAAACCTACACAACTAACAGCTTGCGATGACTTGGGGGAGAATGTTAACGTTACTGCCCCATCTACCTTGAATACCCAGTTATTGTAG
- a CDS encoding alpha/beta fold hydrolase: MLNYEIKGKGLPILCLHGHPGSSQSMSVFTNHLSRKFQTIAPDLRGYGKSKTNGKFVMSDHLTDLEDLLDRLQINNCLVLGWSLGGILAMELALKRPEKVKGLILIATAARPWSDHPRITWQDNLYTGIAGILNRLFPAWEWNIKTFGKRSLFRHLIQQHHATAYRYIAQDAVAAYLKTSSYATNALNTAIKAGYNRLSDISAIQCPCLVLAGECDRHIIAASSQHTAQALPNSQWCCYPNTAHLFPWEVPDLVLSDIDNWLINQGF, translated from the coding sequence ATGCTTAACTATGAAATTAAAGGAAAAGGTTTGCCGATTCTTTGTCTCCACGGACATCCAGGTTCGAGTCAGAGTATGTCTGTGTTTACAAACCATTTATCTCGAAAATTCCAAACTATCGCCCCAGATCTACGGGGTTATGGCAAAAGCAAGACTAATGGTAAGTTTGTGATGTCAGATCATTTAACAGATTTAGAAGACTTGCTCGATCGCCTCCAAATTAACAACTGTTTGGTACTAGGATGGTCTTTGGGTGGAATTTTGGCAATGGAATTAGCTTTGAAGCGTCCAGAAAAGGTCAAAGGGCTAATTTTAATTGCTACCGCAGCGCGTCCTTGGAGCGACCATCCCCGCATTACCTGGCAAGATAACTTATATACTGGGATTGCAGGGATATTAAATCGCTTATTTCCCGCTTGGGAGTGGAATATCAAAACTTTTGGCAAGCGATCGCTCTTCCGCCACCTGATTCAACAACATCATGCTACGGCTTATCGCTACATTGCTCAAGATGCCGTTGCTGCTTACCTCAAAACTTCATCTTATGCCACAAATGCTTTAAATACGGCTATTAAAGCGGGTTACAATCGTTTATCAGATATATCTGCAATTCAATGCCCCTGTCTCGTTTTAGCTGGGGAATGCGATCGCCATATCATTGCTGCTTCTAGCCAACACACAGCCCAAGCTTTACCCAATAGCCAGTGGTGCTGCTACCCCAATACTGCCCATTTATTCCCTTGGGAAGTTCCCGATTTGGTGCTTTCAGACATCGATAACTGGCTCATAAACCAAGGTTTCTAG
- a CDS encoding lipid kinase — translation MNQRALLLVNPHARQGKNAVTQATDHLQKLGLQVVVEDGTYAPKYSEIIRQYHQQIDLVIIGGGDGSINAAIEGLLDTELPLGILPLGTANNLARTLKIPNSIPQACQIIARGKSQLIDIGWVNGHYFLNIASLGLSAEVNRRVSQRLKKHWGVFAYIITALQVLATVRPFWVDIYADNQSIETKTLQITIANGRYYGSGLVIADDATIDDERLDLQSIEMQHWWQIFPLLPAAFLGKSPTGDSVRLIQGKDIEIHTRKPHPINTDGEKTTKTPARFRVLPHALQVFVANFD, via the coding sequence ATGAATCAGCGAGCATTACTACTAGTAAATCCTCATGCTAGACAGGGTAAAAATGCTGTAACTCAAGCAACTGACCATTTACAAAAATTAGGATTACAAGTAGTAGTAGAAGATGGCACATATGCCCCGAAATATTCAGAAATTATTCGCCAATATCATCAACAAATTGACTTGGTAATTATTGGAGGTGGGGATGGTAGTATCAATGCTGCCATAGAAGGTTTATTAGACACTGAATTACCTTTAGGAATCCTCCCATTAGGAACTGCTAATAACTTGGCGCGGACGCTAAAAATTCCTAATTCTATTCCACAAGCTTGTCAAATAATTGCTAGAGGTAAAAGCCAGTTAATCGATATTGGTTGGGTGAACGGACACTATTTTTTAAACATTGCTAGTTTGGGATTAAGTGCAGAAGTTAATCGTCGAGTTTCTCAGAGATTAAAAAAACATTGGGGTGTATTTGCTTACATTATTACAGCTTTACAAGTATTAGCGACAGTCCGACCTTTTTGGGTGGATATTTATGCTGATAACCAATCTATAGAAACCAAAACACTCCAAATTACTATTGCTAACGGGCGTTATTATGGCAGTGGTTTAGTCATTGCCGATGATGCCACAATAGATGATGAAAGATTAGATTTGCAAAGTATAGAAATGCAACATTGGTGGCAAATTTTCCCCTTACTTCCAGCAGCCTTCTTGGGTAAATCTCCCACTGGTGATAGTGTCCGTTTGATTCAAGGTAAAGATATTGAAATTCACACTCGCAAACCACATCCCATCAATACTGATGGAGAAAAAACTACTAAAACTCCCGCTAGGTTTAGAGTTCTTCCTCATGCTTTGCAGGTTTTTGTAGCAAATTTTGATTAA
- a CDS encoding tetratricopeptide repeat protein has product MSQTSSRKPLQKILVLVTGFAFIASSIFGVVSMFNQSQPDPQQTQNAQSSQITQLKQQQQGFESVLKREPNNETALQGVAQIKLELNDYKGAIPYLEKLVKLNPNKPSYQALLARVKQEASNKNK; this is encoded by the coding sequence ATGTCTCAAACTTCTTCTCGCAAACCTTTACAAAAAATCTTAGTGTTAGTGACTGGTTTTGCTTTCATCGCTTCTAGCATTTTTGGGGTGGTGAGTATGTTTAATCAATCACAACCAGATCCACAACAAACTCAAAATGCTCAGTCATCCCAAATAACTCAATTAAAACAACAACAGCAAGGTTTTGAAAGTGTCTTAAAGCGGGAACCCAACAACGAGACAGCTTTGCAAGGTGTTGCTCAAATTAAATTAGAGTTAAATGATTATAAAGGAGCAATTCCTTATTTAGAAAAGTTAGTTAAATTAAATCCTAACAAACCTAGTTATCAGGCTTTATTAGCACGAGTTAAACAAGAAGCAAGTAACAAAAATAAATAA
- a CDS encoding FkbM family methyltransferase: MSQTNQPQIENIIPPEIKNDDFYTAIERLSREENIKTILEIGSSSGGGSTEAFVKGILQNPNKPLLFCMEISKTRFSLLQKTYQNYDFVKCYNVSSVPSSSFPQPHQVIGFYQNYHTNLNSYPLQTVLTWLEQDLDYLKSSQVNENGIEEIKQTNKIETFDLVLIDGSEFTGEAELQKVYGAKYILLDDINTYKNYFNHNLLLKDNNYQIIAHNPTTRNGFSIFKRVDPKNFEFGQEKAEQLLLRNLVKEGMTVFDVGANLGDYSILLSQLVGKVGKVYAFEPTSSIVDKFRQRVNQANINNIYIFQNAVFSEDNQIEFNEFSEEYSVWNSIGKPQMLDPYEGKSIVPIVKTEIVDGISLDSFCKRHNLEKIDYLKIDVEGAESDVLQGASDLLSKQAISFIQFEISQKMLEGLNRKAKQTFDILIQNGYECHRIESNGLIGELVNDSESFYENYIAFKSLPVQFFTIVLNGEPFIQYHIDIFKQLPFKWHWHIVEGVADLKHDTAWSLKLGGDISDELHSQGRSNDGTTEYLDELVKQYPENITIYRQPEGSFWDGKKEMVNAPLANIKEECLLFQIDVDELWTVEQLCTVRYMFINNPEKTAAFYWCWYFVGEDLLISTRNCYAQNPQQEWLRTWKYKPGMVWAAHEPPILVEPLPNGEWKNVAATNCFSHQETEEKGLVFQHFAYVMPKQLQFKEQYYGYKNALASWNGLQEQNQFPVLLRQFLPWVGDNTMVDKAQSLGISPIARQQDERNWHFVQPEMPVKIQPRQQQLEPKIVVDGVFFQLYNTGIARVWKSLLAEWVKTGFANHVVVLDRNNTAPKIPGIWYRTIPAYSYDDTESDRQMLQQVCDEEGASLFISTYYTTPLTTPSVFMAYDMIPEVMKWDLNHPMWREKHHAIQHASSYISISENTAVDLAKFFPDVALESITVAHCGVQIGFTPATNEEVNNFKHKYGMRHPYFMLVGTSGYKNADLFLKAFAQLPTKTAFDIVLTGASSLTDEHRNYTAGSTVHILQLSDAELRLAYSGAVALVYPSKYEGFGLPVLEALACGCPVITCPNASIPEVSGEAALYVQDDDVDAMANALCEVQKPTIRNSLISAGLLQAKTFSWSKMADKVSSALIDTTLSHLNLNQNNLIIFPDWSQPEEELGMQLMQAINYVASSSEKEQTTLLIDISNTSEEEANLMLSSVAMNLLMEAELDVSEGPEISLVSNLSSIQWEALLPKIQRRIILEHDNPEAIAQAQAQHLPTQTLTAK, from the coding sequence ATGAGTCAGACAAACCAACCTCAAATAGAAAATATTATTCCTCCTGAAATCAAAAACGATGATTTTTATACAGCTATTGAGCGACTTAGCAGAGAAGAAAATATTAAAACTATTTTAGAGATAGGCTCTTCCTCTGGAGGTGGTAGTACAGAAGCTTTCGTTAAAGGAATTCTCCAAAATCCTAATAAACCATTACTTTTTTGTATGGAGATTTCTAAAACCAGATTTTCTCTTTTACAAAAAACTTATCAAAACTATGATTTTGTCAAATGCTATAACGTTTCTTCTGTTCCTTCGAGTAGTTTTCCACAACCGCACCAAGTTATAGGTTTTTATCAGAATTATCACACTAATCTTAATAGCTATCCACTCCAAACGGTACTGACATGGTTAGAACAAGATTTAGACTATCTTAAATCATCTCAAGTTAACGAAAATGGGATTGAAGAGATAAAACAAACAAATAAAATAGAAACTTTTGATTTGGTTTTGATAGACGGCTCTGAATTTACTGGAGAAGCTGAACTTCAGAAAGTATATGGAGCTAAATATATATTACTTGATGATATTAATACATATAAAAACTATTTTAATCATAATCTTCTTCTCAAAGATAATAACTATCAGATAATTGCTCATAATCCCACCACTCGTAATGGGTTTTCCATATTCAAAAGGGTTGATCCTAAAAACTTTGAATTCGGGCAAGAAAAAGCAGAACAGTTATTATTGAGAAATTTAGTTAAAGAAGGGATGACAGTATTCGATGTGGGTGCTAATCTCGGAGACTATTCTATATTATTAAGCCAATTAGTTGGTAAAGTTGGTAAAGTTTACGCTTTTGAACCTACATCATCGATTGTTGATAAATTCCGGCAACGTGTCAATCAAGCAAATATTAACAATATTTATATTTTTCAAAACGCTGTATTTTCAGAAGATAATCAGATAGAGTTTAATGAATTTTCTGAAGAGTACTCGGTATGGAATAGCATTGGAAAGCCACAAATGTTAGATCCATACGAGGGTAAAAGTATCGTCCCCATAGTTAAAACTGAAATTGTTGATGGCATTTCCTTAGACTCTTTTTGTAAAAGACATAATCTTGAAAAAATTGATTACTTGAAAATTGATGTTGAAGGTGCTGAAAGTGATGTTTTACAAGGAGCAAGTGATTTACTAAGTAAGCAAGCTATCAGCTTTATTCAATTTGAAATTTCGCAGAAAATGCTAGAAGGATTAAATAGAAAAGCTAAACAAACTTTTGATATCTTAATTCAAAATGGCTATGAGTGTCATCGAATTGAAAGTAATGGCTTGATTGGCGAGTTAGTTAATGACTCAGAATCGTTTTATGAAAACTACATAGCATTTAAAAGTTTACCAGTTCAATTTTTTACTATAGTTTTGAATGGAGAACCATTTATTCAGTATCACATTGACATTTTTAAACAGTTACCCTTTAAATGGCATTGGCATATTGTTGAAGGGGTAGCTGACTTAAAACATGATACAGCTTGGAGTTTAAAACTTGGTGGCGATATCAGTGATGAACTTCATTCTCAAGGGAGAAGTAACGATGGAACGACTGAATATCTGGATGAATTAGTTAAACAATATCCAGAAAATATTACTATTTATCGTCAGCCAGAAGGAAGCTTTTGGGATGGTAAAAAGGAGATGGTAAACGCTCCTTTGGCTAATATTAAAGAGGAATGTTTATTATTCCAAATTGATGTAGATGAGTTATGGACAGTTGAACAATTATGTACCGTTAGGTATATGTTCATTAACAATCCAGAAAAAACCGCAGCTTTTTATTGGTGCTGGTATTTTGTCGGGGAAGATTTACTAATAAGTACGCGCAACTGTTACGCTCAAAATCCTCAACAGGAATGGTTGCGTACCTGGAAGTATAAACCAGGAATGGTGTGGGCGGCTCACGAACCTCCGATTTTAGTTGAACCTTTACCAAATGGTGAATGGAAAAATGTAGCAGCTACTAACTGTTTTTCGCATCAAGAAACTGAAGAGAAGGGTTTAGTCTTTCAACATTTTGCCTATGTAATGCCTAAACAATTGCAGTTTAAAGAGCAATACTATGGTTATAAAAATGCTTTAGCTTCCTGGAATGGTTTACAAGAGCAAAATCAATTTCCCGTGTTATTGAGGCAGTTTTTGCCTTGGGTAGGGGATAATACGATGGTTGATAAAGCTCAATCTTTAGGGATTTCACCGATCGCTCGCCAACAAGATGAGAGAAATTGGCATTTTGTGCAACCAGAAATGCCTGTAAAAATTCAGCCTCGACAGCAACAATTAGAACCGAAAATAGTAGTCGATGGCGTGTTTTTCCAACTCTATAATACGGGAATAGCTCGTGTTTGGAAATCCCTGTTAGCTGAATGGGTGAAAACTGGTTTTGCTAACCATGTGGTAGTACTAGATCGAAATAACACAGCACCGAAAATACCAGGCATTTGGTATCGTACTATCCCTGCATATAGCTATGATGATACCGAAAGTGATCGCCAGATGCTACAGCAAGTATGTGATGAAGAAGGTGCAAGTCTCTTCATTTCCACCTACTATACAACTCCTCTGACTACACCTTCTGTCTTCATGGCGTATGACATGATTCCAGAGGTGATGAAATGGGATTTAAATCATCCTATGTGGCGAGAAAAGCATCATGCAATTCAACACGCTAGTAGCTATATTTCTATCTCGGAAAATACAGCCGTAGATCTAGCCAAGTTTTTCCCCGATGTGGCTTTAGAATCTATTACTGTAGCTCATTGTGGAGTCCAAATTGGTTTTACACCAGCTACAAATGAGGAAGTTAATAACTTTAAACACAAATATGGAATGCGTCACCCATATTTCATGTTAGTGGGAACAAGTGGTTATAAAAACGCAGACTTATTCCTTAAAGCTTTTGCACAATTACCGACTAAAACCGCTTTTGATATTGTGTTGACCGGAGCAAGTTCTTTAACCGATGAACATAGAAACTATACTGCTGGTTCCACAGTTCACATCTTACAACTAAGTGATGCCGAACTAAGGTTAGCCTATAGTGGGGCTGTAGCTTTAGTCTATCCTTCCAAGTATGAGGGCTTCGGCTTACCAGTTTTAGAAGCACTTGCTTGTGGATGTCCAGTAATTACTTGTCCAAATGCTTCAATTCCTGAAGTATCAGGTGAAGCAGCTTTGTACGTTCAGGATGACGATGTTGATGCTATGGCTAACGCACTTTGTGAGGTGCAAAAACCAACCATTAGAAACTCTCTAATTTCTGCTGGTTTGCTACAAGCAAAAACTTTCTCCTGGTCAAAAATGGCAGATAAAGTTAGTTCAGCTTTGATCGATACGACCTTATCACATCTCAATCTCAACCAGAATAACCTAATTATCTTCCCCGATTGGTCGCAACCAGAAGAAGAATTAGGAATGCAATTGATGCAGGCTATTAATTATGTTGCCTCTAGTTCTGAAAAAGAACAAACAACCTTGTTAATTGATATTAGTAATACCTCTGAAGAAGAGGCAAACTTAATGTTATCGAGTGTGGCGATGAACTTGCTGATGGAAGCAGAATTAGATGTGTCAGAAGGACCAGAAATTTCCTTGGTAAGTAACTTGAGTTCAATTCAGTGGGAAGCTTTATTACCCAAAATTCAACGGCGCATCATCTTAGAACATGATAACCCTGAAGCGATCGCCCAAGCCCAAGCTCAACATCTCCCTACCCAAACCTTAACTGCTAAGTAG